Proteins encoded in a region of the Leifsonia sp. PS1209 genome:
- a CDS encoding acyl-CoA dehydrogenase family protein, which translates to MRPAQQSYLDAAASCSGRVGPLLAALEGAGGAADELAPFPGEGRTAERFAFLQRVATEDVTAARVLEPHLDALAILHEAGVEPPRPGSTFGVFAAEAPGAVLRAAPAAGAAGDADAWVLDGVKPWCSLGARLTDALVTATTEGGDRRMFLVSLRQPGVTAEDTAWVARGLAEVQSGPLRFDGATARPVGGPGWYLDRPGFRWGAVGVAAAWWGGCLPFADALIAKAKRAGANQLAASRAGRVYRKLDAARAHLASAAAVIDSQEPSNDDAAAIAHAVRGTVADAVVETLAAVRDVLGPAALAFDESLARRYADLDLYVSQYHRGPDDVSLAAHLPDGGPRW; encoded by the coding sequence GTGAGGCCCGCGCAACAGAGCTACCTCGACGCGGCCGCATCCTGCTCGGGCAGGGTGGGGCCGTTGCTCGCTGCGCTGGAGGGTGCTGGGGGAGCTGCTGATGAACTCGCGCCGTTCCCCGGCGAGGGCAGGACGGCCGAGCGGTTCGCGTTCCTGCAGCGCGTCGCCACGGAGGACGTGACCGCCGCCCGCGTGCTCGAACCACACCTGGATGCTCTCGCGATCCTGCACGAGGCCGGTGTGGAGCCCCCACGGCCGGGCTCGACGTTCGGGGTGTTCGCGGCGGAGGCGCCCGGCGCCGTGCTGCGCGCGGCTCCTGCCGCGGGCGCTGCCGGTGACGCCGACGCCTGGGTGCTCGACGGCGTGAAGCCCTGGTGCTCGCTGGGCGCCCGGCTGACGGATGCGCTGGTGACAGCCACCACGGAGGGCGGCGACCGGCGCATGTTCCTGGTCTCGCTCCGTCAGCCGGGCGTGACGGCGGAGGACACCGCGTGGGTCGCCCGCGGCCTCGCCGAGGTGCAGAGCGGTCCGCTGCGCTTCGACGGCGCCACCGCCCGTCCCGTCGGCGGCCCTGGCTGGTATCTCGACCGCCCAGGATTCCGCTGGGGTGCTGTCGGCGTCGCCGCCGCCTGGTGGGGCGGCTGCCTGCCGTTCGCGGACGCGCTGATCGCGAAGGCGAAGCGTGCCGGCGCGAACCAGCTGGCTGCATCCCGCGCCGGCCGGGTGTACCGCAAGCTCGACGCCGCCCGCGCGCACCTCGCGTCCGCCGCGGCCGTCATCGACAGCCAAGAACCCAGCAACGACGATGCGGCCGCCATCGCCCACGCCGTGCGGGGCACGGTCGCCGATGCCGTCGTCGAGACCCTCGCCGCCGTGCGGGACGTGCTCGGCCCGGCCGCGCTCGCCTTCGACGAGTCACTGGCCCGCCGCTACGCCGACCTCGACCTGTACGTGTCCCAGTACCATCGCGGTCCGGACGACGTCTCCCTGGCCGCACACCTGCCGGACGGCGGCCCGCGATGGTAG
- a CDS encoding DNA starvation/stationary phase protection protein translates to MAKTTTTTSAKTTTRTAGSRAPGSASAGAHTTRREHAEKGFVASPELVADLQRVHVDLIELHLQGKQAHWNVVGKNFRDLHLQLDEIIEAAREFSDEVAERLRALHATPDGRSAIVAKTTSLPEFPNGEVDTAETVDLITERLEATVATMREVHDEVDEADPTSADLLHAIIAALEQYAWMVSAENRTPATR, encoded by the coding sequence ATGGCCAAGACCACGACCACGACCAGCGCGAAGACCACCACCAGGACCGCAGGATCGCGGGCGCCGGGCAGCGCCTCCGCCGGTGCACACACCACTCGGCGGGAGCACGCGGAGAAGGGGTTCGTTGCGTCGCCCGAGCTCGTCGCCGACCTTCAGCGCGTGCACGTCGACCTGATCGAGCTGCACCTGCAGGGCAAGCAGGCGCACTGGAACGTCGTCGGCAAGAACTTCCGCGACCTGCACCTGCAGCTCGACGAGATCATCGAGGCGGCTCGCGAGTTCAGCGACGAGGTCGCCGAACGCCTGCGCGCTCTGCACGCCACCCCGGACGGCCGCAGCGCCATCGTCGCCAAGACGACCAGCCTGCCCGAGTTCCCGAACGGGGAGGTCGACACGGCGGAGACCGTCGACCTGATCACCGAGCGGCTCGAAGCCACCGTCGCGACGATGCGCGAGGTGCACGACGAGGTGGACGAGGCCGACCCGACCTCGGCCGACCTGCTGCACGCGATCATCGCGGCACTGGAGCAGTACGCGTGGATGGTGAGCGCGGAGAACCGCACCCCCGCCACGCGGTGA
- a CDS encoding DUF3263 domain-containing protein, translated as MPTPRERLLLLFEAEHPETADRSAKDEAIRRTFGIDPAQYRALVAELLRDAHRDAA; from the coding sequence ATGCCGACGCCGCGCGAGAGACTCCTGCTCCTGTTCGAAGCCGAGCATCCGGAGACGGCGGATCGCTCGGCGAAAGACGAGGCGATCCGCCGTACCTTCGGCATCGACCCCGCGCAGTACCGCGCGCTCGTGGCCGAGCTGCTGCGCGACGCCCATCGGGATGCCGCCTGA
- a CDS encoding DUF4232 domain-containing protein, whose product MTSSRIVTASLIVAGVALALTACSASTPSGSPSSTPASSSTTSSSSPRPSASSTTVPVDGQCDTAKLTGSIGQGGGGAAGSVEVTLVLTNTGTTACALQGWPGVSFVGDGNGTQLGKAADFDRSTPHPTVNLAPGGTATAPLKIAQALNYSTSDCQPKPADGFRVYPPGSKESLFIKDADVTACTSDTISLLTVGALVQG is encoded by the coding sequence ATGACTTCTTCCAGGATCGTCACAGCCTCCCTGATCGTCGCCGGCGTCGCGCTCGCGCTGACCGCATGCTCGGCCTCCACGCCGAGCGGGTCGCCGAGTTCGACGCCGGCGTCGTCGTCCACCACGTCGTCCTCGTCGCCGCGGCCGAGCGCATCCAGCACCACCGTCCCGGTGGACGGCCAGTGCGACACGGCGAAGCTGACCGGCTCGATCGGACAGGGCGGCGGGGGAGCGGCGGGCAGCGTCGAGGTGACGCTGGTGCTGACGAACACCGGCACGACGGCGTGCGCGCTGCAGGGCTGGCCGGGGGTCTCCTTCGTCGGGGACGGCAACGGCACCCAGCTCGGCAAGGCGGCGGACTTCGACAGGTCCACGCCGCACCCGACGGTGAACCTGGCTCCGGGCGGCACCGCGACGGCGCCGCTGAAGATCGCGCAGGCGCTCAACTACTCGACCTCCGACTGCCAGCCGAAGCCGGCCGACGGCTTCCGCGTCTACCCGCCCGGATCGAAGGAGTCGCTGTTCATCAAGGACGCCGACGTCACCGCGTGCACGTCCGACACGATCTCGCTGCTGACGGTCGGCGCGCTCGTTCAGGGCTGA
- a CDS encoding cytochrome c biogenesis protein DipZ: MYLTLALIGFLGGLITGISPCILPVLPVIFFSGGAQSARQKTEETDQAAQTAQAAQTGSSSGTTQAVLTEEKVKEKVQTVSRWRPYQVILGLVVSFSVFTLAGSLILALLHLPQDVLRYAGIVVLVLIGVGLIVPKFEEYLEKPFSWIPQRNVGTERGGFVLGIALGAVYVPCAGPVLAAITVAGSTGRIGPETIVLTLTFAIGAAIPLLIFALAGRRVAERVKSFRKHQKGIRLTGGVLMLALAVGLLFNLPQALQRLIPDYTSALQDQFSNSDQVSQALNLGGIVNDQNKNLSKCTNNSDQLQSCGIAPDITGIQQWFNTPGDKPIALSQLKGKVVLVDFWAYSCINCQRSVPHVVAWDKAYRDAGLDVIGIHSPEYAFEKVPANVESGAKSFGITYPVAIDNNLSTWTNYRNRYWPAHYLIDAKGVVRNVQFGEGNYASTEKLIRQLLQDAKPGETLPAATELKDTTPVAGSTTPETYLGTTKVVNFGGDEKYSSGTPSFSFPAKQRSNSFALDGAWSLNTQFVEPTGQDARIRLNYKASEVRMVLSGSGTVSYTADGVTKTIDVSGTPDSYRLLKSATAKSGNVIVTIPKGVSAYSFTFG, translated from the coding sequence ATGTACCTCACCCTCGCTCTCATCGGCTTCCTCGGCGGCCTCATCACCGGCATCTCGCCATGCATCCTGCCGGTCCTGCCCGTGATCTTCTTCTCCGGCGGCGCGCAGAGTGCGCGCCAGAAGACGGAGGAGACGGACCAGGCGGCGCAGACAGCACAGGCGGCGCAGACCGGATCTTCGTCCGGCACGACGCAGGCCGTGCTCACCGAGGAGAAGGTGAAGGAGAAGGTGCAGACCGTCTCCCGCTGGCGGCCGTACCAGGTCATCCTCGGCCTCGTCGTCAGCTTCAGTGTCTTCACGCTGGCAGGGTCGCTCATCCTGGCCTTGCTGCACCTGCCCCAGGATGTGCTGCGGTACGCGGGCATCGTGGTGCTCGTGCTGATCGGCGTCGGCCTGATCGTGCCGAAGTTCGAGGAGTATCTGGAGAAGCCGTTCTCCTGGATCCCGCAGCGCAACGTCGGCACCGAGCGTGGCGGCTTCGTCCTCGGCATCGCGCTCGGCGCCGTCTACGTGCCGTGCGCCGGCCCCGTGCTCGCCGCCATCACGGTGGCAGGATCGACGGGCCGGATCGGGCCGGAGACCATCGTCCTCACCCTCACGTTCGCCATCGGCGCCGCCATCCCGCTGCTCATCTTCGCGCTCGCCGGCCGCAGGGTCGCCGAGCGGGTGAAGTCGTTCAGGAAGCACCAGAAGGGCATCCGGCTCACCGGTGGCGTCCTGATGCTGGCCCTCGCCGTCGGGCTGCTGTTCAACCTCCCGCAGGCGCTGCAGCGGCTCATCCCCGACTACACCAGCGCCTTGCAGGACCAGTTCTCGAACTCGGACCAGGTGTCGCAGGCGCTCAACCTCGGCGGCATCGTCAACGACCAGAACAAGAACCTCTCCAAGTGCACGAACAACTCCGACCAGCTGCAGAGCTGTGGCATCGCGCCGGACATCACGGGCATCCAGCAGTGGTTCAACACCCCGGGCGATAAGCCGATCGCGCTCTCGCAACTGAAGGGCAAGGTCGTGCTCGTCGACTTCTGGGCGTACTCCTGCATCAACTGCCAGCGCAGCGTGCCGCACGTGGTGGCCTGGGACAAGGCGTACCGGGATGCGGGGCTCGACGTCATCGGCATCCACTCGCCCGAGTACGCGTTCGAGAAGGTGCCCGCCAACGTCGAGTCCGGCGCGAAGAGCTTCGGCATCACCTACCCGGTGGCCATCGACAACAACCTGAGCACCTGGACCAACTACCGCAACCGCTACTGGCCGGCCCATTACCTGATCGACGCCAAGGGCGTCGTGCGCAACGTGCAGTTCGGCGAGGGCAACTACGCCTCCACCGAGAAGCTCATCCGCCAGCTGCTCCAGGATGCGAAGCCCGGCGAGACCCTGCCGGCCGCCACCGAGCTGAAGGACACCACCCCGGTCGCGGGAAGCACGACGCCGGAGACCTACCTCGGCACCACCAAGGTCGTGAACTTCGGCGGAGACGAGAAGTACTCGTCCGGCACCCCGTCGTTCTCGTTCCCGGCGAAGCAGCGCTCCAACTCGTTCGCCCTCGACGGTGCGTGGTCGCTGAACACCCAGTTCGTCGAGCCGACGGGACAGGATGCGCGCATCCGGCTGAACTACAAGGCCTCCGAGGTGCGCATGGTCCTCTCCGGCAGCGGAACGGTCAGTTACACGGCGGACGGCGTCACCAAGACCATCGACGTCAGCGGCACTCCGGACTCGTATCGGCTGCTGAAATCGGCGACGGCGAAATCCGGAAATGTGATCGTGACCATCCCGAAAGGTGTTTCGGCATACTCGTTCACCTTCGGATGA
- a CDS encoding fasciclin domain-containing protein: protein MRVQKRHMIAALGLAAVAALGLSACSSGSSGSGSSSSSSSMTSESPSATAMDPAADLVGSGCAAYAKAVPSGAGSVTGMAQDPVAVAASNNPLLTTLVASVSGKLNPDVNLVDTLNGSEFTVFAPVDDAFKKIDAATIDTLKTPAGADTLKKILTYHVVPGQIAPDKIDGTHKTVEGGDVTVTGSGDDIMVNGAKVICGGVHTANATVYLIDTVLMPPAN, encoded by the coding sequence ATGCGAGTTCAGAAGCGTCACATGATCGCCGCCCTCGGACTCGCCGCAGTGGCCGCCCTCGGTCTCTCGGCGTGTTCCTCCGGAAGCTCGGGCTCCGGCTCGTCCAGCTCGTCGTCGTCGATGACTTCCGAGTCGCCCAGCGCGACGGCGATGGACCCGGCAGCCGACCTCGTCGGCAGCGGATGCGCCGCATACGCCAAGGCCGTCCCGTCCGGCGCAGGCTCGGTCACCGGCATGGCGCAGGACCCGGTGGCGGTCGCGGCAAGCAACAACCCGCTGCTCACCACCTTGGTCGCCTCGGTCTCCGGCAAGCTCAACCCGGACGTGAACCTGGTCGACACCCTCAACGGTAGCGAGTTCACGGTGTTCGCACCGGTCGACGACGCGTTCAAGAAGATCGACGCCGCCACCATCGACACCCTGAAGACGCCGGCAGGAGCCGACACGCTCAAGAAGATCCTGACCTACCACGTCGTGCCCGGCCAGATCGCCCCTGACAAGATCGACGGCACCCACAAGACCGTCGAGGGCGGCGACGTCACCGTCACCGGCAGCGGCGACGACATCATGGTCAACGGGGCCAAGGTCATCTGCGGTGGAGTCCACACCGCCAACGCCACGGTGTACCTCATCGACACCGTGCTGATGCCGCCGGCCAACTGA
- a CDS encoding ionic transporter y4hA translates to MKGFTTWIIRFWPVVVPILGVILLVLCWNAELGPVLVTLVALVLAATVLAAVQHAEVVAHKVGEPFGSLVLAVAVTVIEVGLIVTLMSSGKDASTLARDTVFSAVMITMNGIVGLSLLLSSTRNTSSKFNAQGSGAALATVVTLATLTMVLPTFTETPGPQFSPSQLVFAAIASVVVYAMFVFTQTVAHRDYFLPVTAKGKPLDEDTHAERPSTRTAMISLGLLFLALVAVVGLAKLESPSIERGVEAVGLPQSFVGVVIALLVLLPEGIAAAKAATRNRMQTSMNLALGSAIASIGLTIPSIAVASIWLTGPLHLGLGASQIVLLALTVGVSILTIMPGRAVRLQGGIHLVLFAAFIFLSIAP, encoded by the coding sequence ATGAAAGGCTTCACCACGTGGATCATCCGGTTCTGGCCGGTCGTCGTACCGATCCTCGGGGTGATCCTGCTCGTCCTCTGCTGGAACGCCGAGCTCGGCCCCGTGCTGGTCACGCTGGTCGCCCTCGTGCTCGCCGCGACGGTGCTCGCGGCCGTGCAGCACGCCGAGGTCGTGGCGCACAAGGTCGGTGAGCCGTTCGGTTCCCTGGTGCTCGCCGTCGCCGTCACGGTGATCGAGGTCGGGCTGATCGTGACGCTGATGTCGAGCGGCAAGGACGCATCCACGTTGGCCAGGGACACGGTGTTCTCGGCGGTGATGATCACCATGAACGGCATCGTCGGCCTGTCGCTGCTGCTCAGCTCCACCAGGAACACCAGCAGCAAATTCAACGCCCAGGGCAGCGGAGCCGCGCTCGCCACGGTGGTCACGCTCGCGACGCTGACGATGGTGCTCCCCACCTTCACCGAGACGCCGGGCCCGCAGTTCTCGCCCAGCCAGCTCGTCTTCGCTGCGATCGCGTCCGTGGTCGTGTACGCGATGTTCGTCTTCACCCAGACGGTCGCGCACCGCGACTACTTCCTCCCGGTGACCGCCAAAGGCAAACCGCTCGACGAGGACACCCACGCCGAGCGACCGTCCACCCGGACCGCGATGATCAGCCTCGGGCTGCTGTTCCTCGCGCTGGTCGCGGTGGTGGGTCTCGCCAAGCTGGAATCGCCGTCGATCGAGCGCGGCGTCGAAGCCGTCGGCCTCCCGCAGTCGTTCGTCGGCGTCGTCATCGCCCTGCTCGTGCTGCTCCCCGAGGGCATCGCCGCCGCGAAGGCCGCGACACGCAACCGGATGCAGACCAGCATGAACCTGGCGCTCGGCTCGGCCATCGCCAGCATCGGGCTGACGATCCCGTCGATCGCCGTCGCATCCATCTGGCTCACCGGACCGCTGCATCTCGGGCTCGGCGCCAGCCAGATCGTGCTGCTCGCCCTGACGGTCGGGGTGAGCATCCTGACGATCATGCCCGGGCGTGCTGTGCGGCTGCAGGGCGGCATCCACCTGGTGCTGTTCGCGGCGTTCATCTTCCTGTCCATCGCGCCGTGA
- a CDS encoding DUF1801 domain-containing protein, with protein sequence MAPEYRKDPRVDAYLDGLPAWQRDIFAQLRDIIHEADPAIEETIKRTVRPYFVLDGTVCAFLAAKDHVNLFVYDGGIVPDPHGLVTAGHDNTTARTIGFAEGQPIRREPLLAFLRAIVADNRAGGWRSIVARGQAGS encoded by the coding sequence ATGGCCCCGGAGTATCGGAAAGACCCGCGCGTCGACGCGTACCTCGACGGGCTGCCCGCCTGGCAGCGTGATATCTTCGCGCAGCTGCGCGACATCATCCACGAGGCGGACCCCGCCATCGAGGAGACCATCAAACGCACCGTCCGGCCGTACTTCGTGCTCGACGGCACCGTGTGCGCGTTCCTCGCGGCGAAAGACCACGTGAATCTGTTCGTCTACGACGGGGGCATCGTGCCGGACCCGCACGGACTCGTCACGGCAGGACACGACAATACGACGGCGCGCACCATCGGATTCGCCGAGGGGCAGCCCATCCGGCGGGAGCCGCTGCTGGCGTTCCTGCGTGCGATCGTCGCGGACAATCGCGCGGGAGGCTGGCGCAGCATCGTGGCACGGGGGCAAGCTGGGTCGTAG
- a CDS encoding ABC transporter ATP-binding protein: MTLADEQATSPINASATAPTTPQPILRAEGVGRVFETEAGTVTALAEVSLDVHPGELLVVRGRSGSGKTTLLNVLGGLDTPTSGRVWIGDTELTTASEAELVQLRRESIGFVFQAFGLVPVLSAAENVEVPLRLLGTAPADRDARVAELLDLLGLSGHAKQRPTELSGGQQQRVGIARALAARPRILFADEPTGQLDSVTGAAMMDLLVDLVHSSGVAAVVTTHDPLLMARADRVLELHDGRTLPPQRRRGRHAAPEPDAAAGPDAAPGT, from the coding sequence ATGACGCTCGCCGACGAACAGGCCACCAGCCCCATCAACGCGTCCGCCACCGCGCCCACCACCCCGCAACCCATCCTGCGCGCCGAGGGCGTCGGCCGCGTGTTCGAGACGGAGGCGGGCACGGTGACCGCGCTCGCCGAGGTGTCGCTCGACGTGCATCCCGGTGAGCTGCTGGTGGTCAGGGGCCGTTCCGGCTCCGGCAAGACCACGCTGCTCAACGTGCTCGGCGGCCTCGACACCCCCACCTCCGGGCGGGTCTGGATCGGCGACACCGAGCTGACCACCGCGTCGGAGGCAGAGCTGGTGCAACTGCGAAGGGAGAGCATCGGCTTCGTCTTCCAGGCGTTCGGCCTCGTGCCCGTGCTCTCGGCCGCCGAGAACGTGGAGGTCCCGCTCCGGCTGCTCGGCACAGCGCCCGCCGACCGGGATGCGCGCGTCGCCGAACTGCTCGACCTGCTCGGCCTCTCCGGTCACGCCAAGCAGCGTCCCACCGAACTGTCGGGCGGCCAGCAGCAGCGCGTCGGCATCGCCCGCGCGCTCGCAGCACGCCCGCGCATCCTGTTCGCGGACGAGCCGACCGGCCAGCTCGACAGCGTCACCGGCGCAGCGATGATGGACCTGCTCGTCGACCTCGTGCACAGCAGCGGCGTGGCCGCCGTCGTCACCACGCACGACCCGCTGCTGATGGCCCGCGCCGACCGCGTCCTGGAACTCCACGACGGCCGCACGCTCCCGCCGCAGCGCCGCCGCGGCCGTCACGCGGCCCCCGAACCGGACGCCGCTGCCGGTCCGGATGCCGCCCCCGGCACCTGA
- a CDS encoding ABC transporter ATP-binding protein, producing MTTTRQGAEQRDAELRDAVHQDASIVCSDLVRIFSADGVEVQALQGLNLRVGSGDLVAIVGASGSGKSTLLGILSGLDKPTAGSASVAGRDLLGLTSAQRVDYRRRTVGFVWQQTSRNLLPYLTARENIALTMSLAKTPGRRERSQELLDLLEVSHCADRRPTEMSGGEQQRVAIAVGLANDPRVLLADEPTGELDEATSAEVLEAMRGVNRELGVTTLIVTHDPAVSEHVARTVQIRDGRTSTEVLRRTGISESGDEHTVAEEFAVLDRVGRLQLPPEYLTTLGMRDRVRLALETDHVGVWPHDTETAETTGGDS from the coding sequence ATGACCACCACGCGCCAGGGTGCGGAGCAGCGGGATGCGGAGCTGCGGGATGCGGTGCACCAGGACGCCAGCATCGTCTGCTCCGACCTCGTGCGCATCTTCAGTGCGGACGGTGTGGAGGTGCAGGCGCTGCAGGGTCTCAACCTGCGCGTCGGCAGCGGCGACCTGGTCGCCATCGTCGGCGCATCCGGGTCGGGGAAGTCGACGCTGCTCGGCATCCTCTCCGGGCTCGACAAGCCGACGGCGGGCAGCGCGTCGGTGGCGGGCCGCGACCTGCTCGGCCTGACCTCCGCCCAGCGCGTCGACTACCGCAGACGCACGGTCGGCTTCGTCTGGCAGCAGACCTCCCGCAACCTGCTGCCGTACCTGACCGCCCGCGAGAACATCGCGCTCACCATGTCGCTGGCGAAGACGCCCGGCCGCAGGGAGCGGTCGCAGGAACTCCTCGACCTGCTCGAAGTGTCGCACTGCGCGGACAGGCGCCCCACCGAGATGTCCGGAGGCGAGCAGCAGCGGGTGGCCATCGCGGTCGGCCTCGCCAACGACCCGCGCGTCCTCCTCGCCGACGAGCCGACGGGCGAACTGGACGAGGCGACCTCCGCCGAAGTGCTCGAAGCGATGCGCGGCGTCAACAGGGAGCTGGGGGTGACGACGCTCATCGTCACCCACGACCCCGCCGTCTCCGAGCACGTCGCCCGCACGGTGCAGATCCGGGATGGGCGCACCTCCACCGAGGTGCTGCGCCGCACCGGCATCAGCGAGAGCGGCGACGAGCACACCGTGGCGGAGGAGTTCGCCGTGCTCGACCGCGTCGGACGCCTCCAGCTGCCGCCGGAGTACCTCACCACCCTCGGGATGCGCGACCGCGTCCGCCTCGCGCTCGAGACCGACCACGTCGGCGTCTGGCCGCACGACACGGAGACGGCCGAAACCACCGGAGGAGACTCATGA